The following proteins are encoded in a genomic region of Micromonospora olivasterospora:
- a CDS encoding GDSL-type esterase/lipase family protein gives MPRRWVAAVACLLALVALACESGGSASPRPSGDPAPTGSPAVLAALGDSISTGFGSCLFLNSCERNSWSTGDGLRVDSHYRRLLDRDPRIRGKAYNHAAPGARAAALAEQAEAAVRDRADYVTVLIGANDVCRGGVEAMTPVATFRAEVDRGLRVLRRGRPKARVLVVSIPDLYRLWQVGHTDSRAVRAWRHGVCPALLADATSTAPDDVARRAAVRKRIDAYNDELRAACRAYGSRCRHDGGAVHRVRLTLDLVNALDWFHPNVAGQGRLADVTWRAAGFD, from the coding sequence ATGCCTCGACGCTGGGTCGCCGCCGTCGCCTGCCTACTGGCCCTCGTCGCGCTCGCCTGCGAGAGCGGCGGGTCCGCCTCACCCCGCCCGTCCGGCGACCCGGCCCCGACCGGTTCCCCGGCGGTGCTGGCCGCCCTCGGCGACTCGATCAGCACCGGCTTCGGCTCCTGCCTCTTTCTCAACTCCTGCGAGCGCAACTCCTGGTCGACGGGCGACGGGCTGCGGGTGGACAGCCACTACCGGCGGCTGCTCGACCGCGACCCGCGGATCCGCGGGAAGGCGTACAACCACGCCGCGCCGGGCGCCCGCGCCGCCGCCCTCGCCGAGCAGGCCGAGGCGGCCGTACGCGACCGCGCCGACTACGTCACCGTGCTGATCGGGGCGAACGACGTGTGCCGGGGCGGCGTCGAGGCGATGACGCCGGTGGCGACGTTCCGCGCCGAGGTGGACCGCGGCCTGCGGGTGCTACGCCGGGGCCGGCCGAAGGCGCGGGTGCTGGTGGTGAGCATCCCCGACCTGTACCGGCTGTGGCAGGTCGGGCACACCGACTCCCGGGCCGTGCGGGCGTGGCGGCACGGCGTCTGCCCCGCCCTGCTGGCCGACGCGACCTCCACCGCCCCGGACGACGTGGCCCGGCGGGCCGCCGTCCGCAAGCGCATCGACGCGTACAACGACGAGTTGAGGGCGGCCTGCCGGGCGTACGGCTCGCGGTGCCGGCACGACGGCGGGGCGGTGCACCGGGTACGGCTCACCCTCGACCTGGTCAACGCCCTGGACTGGTTCCACCCCAACGTGGCCGGGCAGGGCCGGCTCGCCGACGTGACCTGGCGCGCCGCGGGCTTCGACTAG
- a CDS encoding DUF6343 family protein translates to MTRSQPRRARGTVGHAYSALNLRLVLAGFGLVTMVIFAVLAFWAGLAWLGVLCAIFAAVAVVDLVVIQRRRAARRREQPGARHSLFE, encoded by the coding sequence ATGACGAGATCGCAGCCCCGGCGCGCCCGCGGCACGGTGGGCCACGCGTACAGCGCGCTCAACCTCCGCCTCGTGCTCGCCGGCTTCGGGCTGGTGACGATGGTGATCTTCGCCGTGCTGGCCTTCTGGGCCGGCCTGGCCTGGCTGGGCGTGCTCTGCGCGATCTTCGCCGCCGTCGCCGTGGTCGACCTGGTCGTCATCCAGCGCCGCCGGGCCGCGCGCCGCCGGGAGCAGCCGGGCGCGCGGCACTCGCTGTTCGAGTGA
- a CDS encoding NADP-dependent succinic semialdehyde dehydrogenase: MPIATTNPATGQVLKTYDPMSDEQLDAALGRADLAFRDLRRTSIAQRGRWLSAAADLLDAERDDTARLMTTEMGKTYAAARAEVTKCAAACRFYAAHAERMLADEPADARAVKARRAFVRYQPLGPVLAVMPWNFPLWQVMRFAAPALMAGNTGLLKHASNVPQTALYLEDLFRRAGFPEGALTTLLVGSEAVDRILADPRVRAATLTGSEGAGRSIAASAGRHLKKTVLELGGSDPFVVMPSADLDRAAEVATTARCQNNGQSCIAAKRFIVHADVYDAFAERFVANMAALRVGDPMDAATDVGPLATERGRGEVDEQVRDAVDRGATVRCGGGRPAGDGWFYPPTVVTDLRPEMRMWSEEVFGPVAGLFRVSSYDEAVEVANGTAYGLGANAWTTDPAEQERFADDLDAGSVFVNGMTTSFPELPFGGVRNSGYGRELSALGMREFCNTKTVWVGEGAPSAGAGAHAE, encoded by the coding sequence ATGCCCATCGCCACCACCAACCCGGCCACCGGACAGGTGCTCAAGACGTACGACCCGATGTCGGACGAGCAGCTCGACGCCGCGCTCGGGCGGGCGGACCTGGCCTTCCGGGACCTGCGACGTACCTCGATCGCCCAGCGCGGGCGGTGGCTGTCCGCGGCGGCCGACCTGCTCGACGCCGAGCGGGACGACACCGCCCGGCTGATGACCACGGAGATGGGCAAGACGTACGCGGCCGCGCGGGCCGAGGTGACCAAGTGCGCCGCCGCGTGCCGGTTCTACGCGGCGCACGCCGAGCGGATGCTGGCCGACGAGCCGGCCGACGCGCGGGCGGTCAAGGCCCGGCGGGCGTTCGTGCGGTACCAGCCGCTCGGGCCGGTGCTCGCCGTGATGCCGTGGAACTTCCCGCTCTGGCAGGTCATGCGGTTCGCCGCGCCGGCCCTGATGGCCGGCAACACCGGCCTGCTCAAGCACGCCTCCAACGTCCCGCAGACCGCCCTGTACCTGGAGGACCTGTTCCGCCGGGCCGGCTTCCCCGAGGGCGCGCTCACCACCCTGCTCGTCGGCTCGGAGGCCGTGGACCGCATCCTCGCCGACCCGCGGGTCCGCGCCGCCACCCTCACCGGCAGCGAGGGCGCCGGCCGGTCCATCGCCGCCAGCGCCGGCCGGCACCTGAAGAAGACCGTGCTGGAACTCGGCGGCAGCGACCCGTTCGTGGTGATGCCCTCAGCCGACCTGGACCGGGCCGCCGAGGTCGCCACCACCGCCCGCTGCCAGAACAACGGCCAGTCCTGCATCGCCGCGAAGCGGTTCATCGTCCACGCCGACGTGTACGACGCGTTCGCCGAGCGGTTCGTGGCGAACATGGCCGCCCTGCGGGTCGGCGACCCGATGGACGCCGCCACCGACGTCGGCCCGCTGGCCACCGAGCGGGGCCGGGGCGAGGTCGACGAGCAGGTGCGGGACGCGGTGGACAGGGGGGCGACGGTGCGCTGCGGCGGCGGGCGGCCGGCCGGGGACGGCTGGTTCTACCCGCCCACCGTCGTCACCGACCTGCGGCCGGAGATGCGGATGTGGTCGGAGGAGGTGTTCGGGCCGGTCGCCGGCCTGTTCCGGGTGTCGTCGTACGACGAGGCGGTCGAGGTGGCCAACGGCACCGCGTACGGCCTGGGCGCCAACGCCTGGACCACCGACCCGGCCGAGCAGGAGCGCTTCGCCGACGACCTGGACGCGGGCAGCGTCTTCGTCAACGGCATGACCACCTCGTTTCCCGAGCTGCCGTTCGGCGGCGTGCGCAACTCCGGGTACGGCCGCGAGTTGTCCGCGCTGGGCATGCGCGAGTTCTGCAACACCAAGACCGTCTGGGTCGGCGAGGGCGCGCCGTCGGCGGGGGCGGGCGCGCACGCCGAATAG
- a CDS encoding TIGR03885 family FMN-dependent LLM class oxidoreductase: MTVFALHASHEQIHPGRLLETVVHAERAGFDAAMCSDHFSPWSARQGHSGYAWSWLGAALQATGLPFGVVTAPGQRYHPAIVAQKIGTLAAMYPGRFWAALGTGEASNEHITGDGWPRKDVRAARLRECVDVIRALLAGEEVSHDGLVRVDRARLWTRPEQPPALVGAAVSVATARWCGEWADGLITVNAPAAHLRRMIDAYRGAGGRGPLHLQVHLSWAPDQAEAEALAYDQWRSNVFAPPVCWDLETAELFDAVSEQVPMERVTSVVNVSADLGRHVGWLAEYVELGFDQIALHHVGQEQRAFVDAFGAEVLPRLREA; encoded by the coding sequence ATGACGGTGTTCGCCCTCCACGCCTCGCACGAGCAGATCCACCCGGGCCGGCTGTTGGAGACGGTCGTCCACGCCGAGCGCGCCGGCTTCGACGCCGCCATGTGCTCCGACCACTTCTCCCCGTGGAGCGCCCGCCAGGGTCACTCCGGGTACGCCTGGTCCTGGCTCGGGGCCGCGCTCCAGGCCACCGGGCTCCCCTTCGGCGTGGTCACCGCGCCGGGCCAGCGGTACCACCCGGCCATCGTCGCGCAGAAGATCGGCACCCTCGCCGCGATGTACCCGGGGCGGTTCTGGGCCGCCCTCGGCACCGGCGAGGCGAGCAACGAGCACATCACCGGCGACGGCTGGCCGCGCAAGGACGTCCGCGCCGCCCGGCTGCGCGAGTGCGTGGACGTGATCCGGGCGCTGCTGGCCGGCGAGGAGGTCAGCCACGACGGCCTGGTCCGGGTCGACCGGGCGCGGTTGTGGACCCGCCCCGAGCAGCCGCCCGCGCTGGTCGGCGCGGCCGTCAGCGTCGCCACCGCCCGCTGGTGCGGCGAGTGGGCCGACGGCCTGATCACCGTCAACGCCCCGGCCGCGCACCTGCGGCGGATGATCGACGCCTACCGGGGCGCCGGGGGCCGCGGGCCGCTGCACCTCCAGGTGCACCTGAGCTGGGCGCCCGACCAGGCCGAGGCCGAGGCGCTCGCGTACGACCAGTGGCGCAGCAACGTCTTCGCCCCGCCGGTCTGCTGGGACCTGGAGACGGCCGAGCTGTTCGACGCCGTCTCCGAGCAGGTGCCGATGGAGCGGGTCACCTCGGTGGTCAACGTCTCCGCCGACCTCGGCCGGCACGTCGGCTGGCTCGCGGAGTACGTGGAGCTGGGTTTCGACCAGATCGCTCTGCACCACGTCGGGCAGGAGCAGCGCGCGTTCGTCGACGCGTTCGGCGCCGAGGTGCTGCCCAGGCTGCGGGAGGCGTGA
- a CDS encoding Na+/H+ antiporter gives MEGLFEAVVFLAIATVGAALARRLGLLAPILLVVLGLLLSFLPGFPHVRLDPELVLVGILPPLLYVAALETSVPAFRLNLRPILLLAVGLVLFTAFVVGTVVHLFLPHLPYAICLALGAIVAPPDAVAATAVARRVGLPRRVVTILEGESLLNDATALVLLRVSIVAVTTTGGGVGAGDVAREVLVAAGGGVLIGLLGVVVFSFLHRRISDAVLDNALSLIIPFAVVFAAESVHASGVVAVVVTGLGIGHRLPLLMSAASRLQVAAFWRLARFLLEGLVFLLVGLQLREVVRDLDEPLSLLVGITAAVLLTVFLTRFVWLFPATYLARLVPRVRQREQTPSVKFPVVIGWAGMRGVVTLAAALALPLTLAGDRPYQRALLIWLAFAVIVVSLVVQGATLPMVARRLRLPPDDPVQDALSAAGVQQQASRAARERLDELADTVPRSVADRARRVLEDRTNLAWERLGGAERETPSQAYARLRQEMIDAEREVFRAARDAGRIPEEVLVRAYRDLDLEESLLRREVDE, from the coding sequence ATGGAGGGACTGTTCGAGGCCGTCGTCTTCCTCGCGATCGCGACGGTCGGCGCGGCGCTGGCCCGCAGGCTCGGCCTGCTCGCCCCGATCCTGCTCGTGGTGCTGGGCCTGCTGCTGTCGTTCCTGCCGGGCTTCCCCCACGTCCGGCTCGACCCGGAGCTGGTGCTGGTGGGCATCCTGCCGCCGCTGCTGTACGTGGCGGCCCTGGAGACGTCGGTGCCGGCGTTCCGGCTGAACCTGCGGCCGATCCTGCTGCTGGCCGTGGGGCTCGTGCTGTTCACCGCGTTCGTCGTCGGCACCGTGGTGCACCTGTTCCTGCCCCACCTGCCGTACGCGATCTGCCTGGCCCTCGGCGCGATCGTCGCCCCGCCCGACGCGGTCGCCGCGACGGCGGTGGCCCGGCGGGTCGGGCTGCCCCGGCGGGTGGTCACCATCCTGGAGGGCGAGAGCCTGCTCAACGACGCGACCGCGCTGGTGCTGCTGCGGGTCTCGATCGTGGCGGTCACCACGACCGGCGGCGGCGTCGGGGCCGGGGACGTGGCGCGGGAGGTGCTGGTCGCGGCCGGCGGCGGCGTCCTGATCGGCCTGCTCGGCGTGGTGGTCTTCAGCTTCCTGCACCGGCGGATCTCCGACGCGGTGCTGGACAACGCGCTGTCGCTGATCATCCCGTTCGCGGTGGTCTTCGCCGCCGAGAGCGTCCACGCCTCCGGGGTGGTGGCCGTGGTGGTCACCGGGCTGGGCATCGGCCACCGGCTGCCGCTGCTGATGTCGGCCGCCTCCCGGCTCCAGGTCGCCGCGTTCTGGCGGCTGGCCCGGTTCCTGCTGGAGGGGCTGGTCTTCCTGCTGGTCGGGCTGCAACTGCGGGAGGTGGTCCGCGACCTGGACGAGCCCCTGAGTCTGCTGGTCGGGATCACCGCGGCGGTGCTGCTGACGGTCTTCCTGACCCGGTTCGTCTGGCTGTTCCCCGCGACCTACCTGGCCCGACTCGTGCCCCGGGTGCGGCAGCGGGAGCAGACGCCGTCGGTGAAGTTCCCCGTCGTCATCGGCTGGGCCGGGATGCGGGGCGTGGTCACGCTGGCGGCCGCCCTGGCCCTCCCGCTGACGCTCGCGGGGGACCGGCCGTACCAGCGGGCGCTGCTCATCTGGCTGGCGTTCGCGGTGATCGTGGTGAGCCTGGTGGTGCAGGGCGCCACGCTGCCGATGGTCGCGCGCCGGCTGCGGCTGCCGCCCGACGACCCGGTGCAGGACGCGCTCTCCGCCGCGGGGGTGCAGCAGCAGGCCAGCCGGGCGGCCCGGGAGCGCCTGGACGAGCTGGCCGACACGGTCCCCAGGTCGGTCGCCGACCGGGCCCGGCGGGTGCTGGAGGACCGCACCAACCTGGCCTGGGAGCGGCTGGGCGGCGCCGAGCGGGAAACCCCGTCCCAGGCGTACGCGCGGCTGCGGCAGGAGATGATCGACGCGGAGCGGGAGGTGTTCCGGGCGGCCCGCGACGCCGGCCGGATTCCGGAGGAGGTGCTGGTGCGGGCGTACCGTGACCTGGACCTGGAGGAGTCGTTGCTGCGACGGGAGGTCGACGAGTGA
- a CDS encoding UBP-type zinc finger domain-containing protein, producing the protein MSCEHLTEAGTAEPRTTEECPDCVAVGNPDWVHLRSCLTCGHVGCCDSSPQQHATRHFEATGHPVMRSIQPGEQWRWCFVDEEIG; encoded by the coding sequence GTGAGCTGCGAGCACCTGACGGAGGCGGGCACCGCGGAGCCGCGGACCACGGAGGAGTGCCCGGACTGCGTGGCCGTCGGCAATCCCGACTGGGTACACCTGCGCTCCTGCCTCACCTGCGGGCACGTCGGCTGCTGCGACTCGTCGCCCCAGCAGCACGCGACGCGGCACTTCGAGGCCACCGGGCACCCGGTGATGCGCTCCATCCAGCCGGGCGAGCAGTGGCGCTGGTGCTTCGTCGACGAGGAGATCGGCTGA
- a CDS encoding GNAT family N-acetyltransferase — translation MDSVRVRAAGPDELTTIQRIEVASGELFRGIGMTAIADMPPLPLDALSRFQRAGRAWVAVDPADAPVAFAVVDPLDGAAHVQQLSVRPDFARRRIGRTLLDHVGAWAGGQGLAALTLTTFREVPWNAPYYARCGFRPLAPAELTPGLAAVLIAEAELGLHPASRLAMRRPAPPVS, via the coding sequence GTGGATTCCGTACGGGTGCGGGCCGCCGGGCCCGACGAGCTGACGACGATTCAGCGGATCGAGGTGGCCTCGGGCGAACTGTTCCGGGGGATCGGCATGACGGCCATCGCCGACATGCCGCCGCTGCCCCTGGACGCCCTGTCCCGGTTCCAGCGCGCCGGGCGGGCGTGGGTGGCGGTCGACCCGGCCGACGCCCCGGTCGCCTTCGCCGTCGTCGACCCGCTGGACGGGGCCGCCCACGTGCAGCAGCTCAGCGTGCGCCCCGACTTCGCCCGCCGCCGCATCGGCCGGACGCTGCTCGACCACGTCGGCGCGTGGGCCGGCGGGCAGGGGCTGGCGGCGCTGACCCTCACCACGTTCCGTGAGGTGCCCTGGAACGCCCCGTACTACGCCCGCTGCGGCTTCCGTCCGTTGGCGCCGGCGGAGCTGACGCCCGGCCTGGCCGCGGTGCTGATCGCCGAGGCGGAGTTGGGTCTGCATCCCGCGTCCCGGCTGGCGATGCGCCGCCCCGCACCACCGGTGAGCTGA
- a CDS encoding FAD-dependent monooxygenase, translating into MTQTDVLVVGAGPTGLTLACDLARRGVAVRVVDRARDHPAGSRGKGLSPRSLEVFDDLGVIGRLLATGVTHLPHRKYRGAEVVAEIDPEAGRVPTPDVPYPTGLLVPQWRVEQILRERLADFGVAVELGAELRRFSQHADGVTATVGEAQIRARYLVGCDGGRSTVRKGLGLSLRGHTPDVQLMAVGDVEVDGLGRDAWHQWFTGDGAIMLCPLPGTDAFQVQASHEVDRDGSPLEPTLERFQQTFDRVAGVPGVRLHSLTWRSSYRVNVRMVDQLRVGRVFLAGDAAHVHPIAGGLGMNTGIQDAYNLGWKLGLVLGGAATSGLLDTYEEERLPIAGWLLDITSKALDAVLAAIRETGGGVDAAASRDLTQLMLAYPWSRLSRDAARPDADDHPGGPAFGGRPTGPRAGDRAPDAPLRDAVTGSPTRLFDLYRGPHFTLLGLGERCAAALGDGESDIVKPYLVGPGGLLDDEGHAARAYGGDALVLVRPDGHIGLVADPADAGSVAGYLRSL; encoded by the coding sequence GTGACGCAGACGGATGTCCTCGTGGTCGGCGCCGGTCCGACCGGCTTGACGCTCGCGTGTGATCTCGCCCGACGCGGCGTGGCGGTGCGCGTCGTCGACCGGGCGCGGGATCATCCGGCCGGTTCGCGCGGCAAGGGGTTGAGCCCACGCAGCCTGGAGGTGTTCGACGACCTCGGGGTGATCGGCCGACTGCTGGCCACCGGGGTCACGCACCTGCCGCACCGTAAGTACCGGGGCGCGGAGGTGGTCGCCGAGATCGACCCCGAGGCCGGACGGGTGCCCACGCCGGACGTCCCGTACCCGACCGGCCTGCTGGTCCCGCAGTGGCGGGTGGAGCAGATCCTGCGCGAGCGACTGGCCGACTTCGGCGTCGCCGTCGAACTGGGCGCCGAGCTACGCCGCTTCAGCCAACACGCCGACGGCGTGACCGCCACGGTCGGCGAGGCCCAGATCCGGGCGCGGTACCTGGTCGGGTGCGACGGCGGTCGCAGCACCGTCCGCAAGGGGCTCGGCCTGAGCCTGCGCGGCCACACGCCGGACGTCCAGCTCATGGCCGTCGGCGACGTCGAGGTCGACGGACTCGGCCGCGACGCCTGGCACCAGTGGTTCACCGGCGACGGCGCGATCATGCTGTGCCCGCTCCCCGGCACCGACGCCTTCCAGGTGCAGGCGTCACACGAGGTCGACCGGGACGGTTCACCGCTGGAACCAACGCTGGAACGGTTCCAGCAGACCTTCGACCGGGTCGCCGGCGTCCCGGGCGTGCGACTGCACAGCCTGACCTGGCGCTCAAGCTACCGGGTCAACGTCCGCATGGTCGACCAGCTGCGGGTGGGTCGCGTGTTCCTCGCCGGGGACGCCGCGCACGTACACCCGATCGCGGGTGGCCTCGGCATGAACACCGGGATCCAGGACGCCTACAACCTCGGCTGGAAGCTGGGCCTCGTGTTGGGCGGCGCCGCCACGTCCGGTCTGCTCGACACGTACGAGGAGGAACGGCTGCCGATCGCGGGTTGGCTGCTCGACATCACCTCGAAAGCGCTCGACGCCGTCCTCGCCGCGATCAGGGAAACGGGCGGCGGCGTGGACGCCGCGGCCTCGCGCGACCTCACCCAGCTCATGCTCGCGTACCCCTGGAGCCGGCTCTCCCGCGACGCCGCTCGCCCAGACGCGGACGATCATCCAGGTGGTCCTGCGTTCGGCGGCCGACCCACCGGGCCCCGGGCGGGCGACCGTGCGCCGGACGCGCCGCTGCGCGACGCCGTCACCGGCTCGCCGACTCGCCTCTTCGATCTTTACCGCGGCCCGCACTTCACCCTGCTCGGCCTCGGCGAACGCTGCGCCGCAGCCCTCGGCGACGGCGAATCCGACATCGTCAAGCCCTACCTCGTCGGGCCTGGCGGCCTTCTGGACGACGAGGGGCACGCGGCACGCGCGTACGGCGGCGACGCCCTGGTCCTCGTCCGACCGGACGGACACATCGGGCTGGTCGCCGACCCGGCGGACGCGGGAAGCGTCGCCGGATACCTGCGCTCCCTGTGA
- a CDS encoding TetR/AcrR family transcriptional regulator, which produces MIEPTGLRARKKARTHDTIADAAISLFLAHGFDRVSVNDIAAAAEVSKPTLFRYFATKEDLVLHRFADHQGEAARVVRDRQPGVPPLTALHRHFRDGLDRYDPVTGLNDHPEVVAFHRLVFGTPSLAGRLTRYLLDDEEALAAALGPGVEARLRAAQVLAVQRVLARTNWQKIADGRTARDVHPEAVADADQAFAQLRSGLGAPTQH; this is translated from the coding sequence GTGATCGAGCCGACCGGGCTGCGGGCCCGCAAGAAGGCCCGAACCCACGACACCATCGCCGACGCCGCGATCTCGCTGTTCCTCGCGCACGGCTTCGACCGGGTCTCGGTCAACGACATCGCCGCGGCGGCCGAGGTCTCCAAGCCGACCCTCTTTCGGTACTTCGCCACCAAGGAGGACCTGGTGCTGCACCGGTTCGCGGATCACCAGGGCGAGGCCGCGCGCGTCGTGCGTGACCGCCAGCCCGGCGTCCCGCCGTTGACCGCGCTGCACCGACACTTCCGGGACGGTCTCGACCGGTACGACCCCGTCACCGGCCTCAACGACCATCCCGAGGTGGTGGCGTTCCATCGGCTGGTGTTCGGCACGCCGAGCCTGGCGGGACGGCTGACGCGGTACCTGCTCGACGACGAGGAGGCCCTGGCGGCCGCCCTCGGCCCGGGTGTCGAGGCGCGGCTGCGGGCCGCCCAGGTGCTCGCGGTCCAGCGGGTGCTCGCGCGAACCAACTGGCAGAAGATCGCCGACGGGCGAACCGCCCGCGACGTCCACCCCGAGGCTGTCGCCGACGCCGACCAGGCGTTCGCCCAGCTGCGCTCTGGCCTCGGCGCCCCCACCCAGCACTAA
- a CDS encoding DUF397 domain-containing protein: protein MTEARWRTSARSSSNGGDCVEVADNLPGVVLVRDSKDRAAGTLTFHPTAWRAFVAHPPHRA from the coding sequence ATGACCGAGGCCCGGTGGCGCACCAGCGCCCGCAGCAGCTCCAACGGCGGCGACTGCGTCGAGGTGGCCGACAACCTGCCCGGCGTCGTCCTCGTCCGCGACTCGAAGGACCGCGCCGCCGGCACCCTCACCTTCCACCCCACCGCCTGGCGCGCGTTCGTCGCCCACCCGCCCCACCGCGCCTGA
- a CDS encoding DUF5753 domain-containing protein yields the protein MAETGETAESLAGKVGVDPKTAGRWVTPGRVPHARHRIAVARVLGREVGDLWPEVVRPREPDWFRPWAQTERDATSLRSFQASVVPGLLQTPEYAHAVLSSGPLAGDEVEGYVAARLERQAAVFGRARPPLAVFVVDEAALRRGDPEVMHPQLDHLIAMAGRPCVMVHVLPLRAGFHPGQAGAFVIASRDGAADLGYIDDQAEGKITRDVAPLWRVWDTVRSVALPRDQSIQFLKAREWLR from the coding sequence ATGGCGGAGACGGGCGAGACGGCGGAGTCGCTGGCCGGGAAGGTCGGCGTCGACCCGAAGACGGCCGGCCGGTGGGTGACGCCGGGCCGCGTCCCGCACGCCCGGCACCGGATCGCGGTGGCCCGGGTGCTCGGGCGGGAGGTCGGCGACCTGTGGCCGGAGGTGGTGCGTCCGCGCGAGCCGGACTGGTTCCGGCCGTGGGCGCAGACCGAGCGGGACGCGACCTCGCTGCGCTCGTTCCAGGCGTCCGTCGTGCCGGGGCTGTTGCAGACCCCCGAGTACGCTCACGCGGTGCTGAGCAGCGGCCCGCTCGCGGGCGACGAGGTGGAGGGCTACGTCGCGGCCCGGCTGGAGCGGCAGGCCGCCGTGTTCGGGCGGGCCCGCCCGCCGCTGGCCGTCTTCGTCGTCGACGAGGCGGCGCTGCGCCGGGGCGACCCGGAGGTGATGCACCCGCAGCTCGACCACCTGATCGCCATGGCCGGGCGGCCCTGCGTCATGGTGCACGTGCTGCCGCTGCGCGCCGGCTTCCACCCCGGCCAGGCCGGGGCGTTCGTCATCGCCAGCCGCGACGGCGCCGCCGACCTCGGCTACATCGACGACCAGGCTGAGGGCAAGATCACCAGGGACGTTGCCCCACTGTGGCGGGTCTGGGACACTGTGAGGTCGGTGGCGCTGCCGCGCGACCAGTCGATCCAGTTCCTGAAGGCGCGAGAATGGCTGAGATGA
- a CDS encoding flavin reductase: MPDLAPAGEPVTACGGRLGRPHLPMRPLWRCRACGAEWPCQPARLSLLVEYRDDRVALLVYLATLMNEAGDQLAQLTAQPRVDLTDRFLTWARPR, translated from the coding sequence GTGCCGGACCTGGCCCCGGCGGGCGAGCCGGTGACGGCTTGCGGCGGACGGCTCGGTCGCCCGCACCTGCCGATGCGCCCGCTGTGGCGGTGCCGGGCCTGCGGCGCGGAGTGGCCCTGCCAGCCCGCGCGGCTGTCGCTGCTGGTCGAGTACCGCGACGACCGGGTCGCCCTGCTGGTCTACCTGGCCACCCTGATGAACGAGGCAGGCGACCAGCTCGCCCAGCTCACCGCCCAGCCCCGGGTGGACCTCACGGACCGCTTCCTCACCTGGGCCCGCCCGCGATGA
- a CDS encoding PP2C family protein-serine/threonine phosphatase, which yields MTLKLRSVGASDRGLIRSGNQDALHAGTWLVAVADGMGGMAAGDLASRIAIDAIGPLDLETPEDALVAALQSGIELATARIRQAVQEDPERQGMGTTLTALLFARTGSVLALAHIGDSRAYLYREGVLKQITRDDTFVQMLVDQGLITPDQAASHPRRAVVTQALQGDEVSPAYATMVPRAGDRWLLCSDGLSNVVRSDTLAEVLAGYPDRGECARKLIDLALRAGGPDNVTVVIADVVAEG from the coding sequence ATGACCCTGAAGCTGCGTTCCGTGGGGGCGAGTGACCGCGGGCTGATCCGCAGCGGCAACCAGGACGCCCTGCACGCCGGCACCTGGCTCGTCGCCGTCGCCGACGGCATGGGCGGGATGGCCGCCGGTGACCTGGCCAGCCGGATAGCGATCGACGCGATCGGGCCCCTGGACCTGGAGACACCCGAGGACGCACTCGTCGCCGCGCTGCAGAGCGGGATCGAGCTGGCCACCGCGCGGATCCGCCAGGCGGTGCAGGAGGACCCGGAGCGGCAGGGCATGGGCACCACGCTGACCGCCCTGCTGTTCGCCCGTACCGGCAGCGTCCTCGCCCTGGCCCACATCGGAGACTCGCGCGCCTACCTCTACCGGGAGGGCGTGCTCAAGCAGATCACCCGCGACGACACCTTCGTGCAGATGCTCGTCGACCAGGGCCTGATCACCCCCGACCAGGCCGCCAGCCACCCCCGCCGGGCCGTGGTCACCCAGGCGTTGCAGGGCGACGAGGTCTCCCCGGCGTACGCCACGATGGTGCCCCGGGCCGGCGACCGGTGGCTGCTGTGCAGCGACGGCCTGTCCAACGTCGTCCGCTCCGACACCCTCGCCGAGGTGCTCGCCGGTTATCCGGACCGGGGCGAGTGCGCCCGCAAGCTGATCGACCTGGCGCTGCGCGCGGGCGGCCCCGACAACGTCACCGTGGTCATCGCCGACGTGGTCGCCGAGGGCTGA